Part of the Nocardioides perillae genome is shown below.
AGGGCAGCGTCGATCGTGCCCTGCTCCTGCTGGATGCTGCGGGCCAGCGCGTCGATCGACTCGATCGCGTCGACGATCTCGGTCTTGCGGTCGTCGAGCTGACCGGTGAAGCCCTCGAGCTGGCGCAGCACCGAGCGCACGGAGCCCTCGCGGCCCTCGAGCGCGTTGGCGAGCTCGACGTTGATGGTCTTCAGCTGCGCGACGCCGCCGCCGTTGAGCACGAGGCTGAGCGCACCGAAGACCTCCTCGATCTCAGGGTTGCGGCCCGTGCGCGAGAGCGGGATGACCGCCCCGGTCTCGAGCGGCTCGGCGCTCGCGCCGGCCTCGGGGGCGGCGAGCTCGACGAACTTCTCGCCGAGCAGGCTGGTCTGGCGGATCTTGGCGACCGCGTTGGCGGGCAGGTCGGTGCCCTCGCGGACCTCGAGCACGACCTCTGCGGTGTAGCCGTCGAGGCGCACGTCGCGGACCATGCCGACGCTGACGTCGTTGACCTTGACCGTCGACTGGGGCACCAGGTCGAGGACGTCGGTGAACTGCACCGTCACCTCGATGGGCTCGTCGCCGACGTCGGCCCCACCGGGCAGCGGCAGGTCGTAGACGGAGAACTCGCACGCGCTCAGCGCGAGCGCGCCGACCAGCGTGAGCAGGACTGCCTTCAGGCGGTTCACGACGAGGCCTCCACCAGGCCGAGCAGGGACAGGTCGAAGCGGTCCTGGGCGGGCGCGGTCGCGCCTCCCTGACCGAAGGCCGCCGAGCGGTTGCGGCCCAGCGCTCCCCGCAGCGCGTCGCACACGCCCTCGGCGCCCTGCACCTGCCCGAGCTGCGTGCAGAGGTAGAGCGTGGGGTCCTGCTGCAGCTGCTGGAACAGGAACCCGGCGTTCGAGCGGGTGTCGAGCGTGCCGGCCTGCGGGTTGTAGGTGAGGCCGAGGTTGTTGAGCGCCGTGGGCGCCACCTTGAGGATCTCGTCGACCGCGTCGCGCTGGCGCACCAGGATCTGGGTGACCCGTCGCAGGCCCTTGATGTCGCGCCCGAGCACGGCCCGGTTGTCGGCGACGAAGCGCTTGACCTCCGCGAGGGCGGTGCCGAGGTTGCTCAACGAGGCGGCGAGCTCCTGCCGCTCGTCGGCCAGGAGGGTGGAGACCTGCGCCAGCGACTGGTTGAACTCGCGGACGGTGGTGTCGTTCTCGGCGAGGGTCTCGACGAACTGGCCGAGCTGGCGCGTGGCGCCGAAGAGCTCCTCCTTGTTGTCCTCGAGTGTCGCCGAGAGGTCGGAGAAGTCGTTGATGGTCTGGTTGAAGGCCTCACCCTGACCGGCGAACTGCTCCGCGGTCTGCACGAGGAGGTCGGACAGCGCCCCCTCTTTGTTGGCCCCGTCGGGACCGAGCGCGACGTTGAGGTCGTCGAGGCTGGCGTAGATCTGGTCGAGCTCGACCGGCACGCCCGTCTGCTCCACGCCGATCTCGGCGTCGTCCGCGAGGACCGCTCCCCCGTCGTAGGCGGGGGCCAGCTGGACGTAGCGGTCGCCGACGATGCTCGGCGCCACGATCAGCGCCTGGGCGTCGGCGGGCACCTCGACGTCGGCGTCGTAGACCATCTCGACCTCGACCTCGGTGCCGGCGGGCGTCACCCGGACGACCTCGCCGACCGGGACGCCGAGGACGCGCACGTCGGAGCCCTCGTAGACCGAGATGGCGCGCGGGAAGAGCGCGGTGACCGTCTTGCGGTCGTCGCCGCCGATCAGCGTCAGCCCGGCGGCCACGACGAGCGCGAGCACCACCAGCGGCACCAGCAGGCGCGGCAGCGAGCCCACGACGGAGGAAGGAGTCGCCATGTCAGCCACCAGCCTGCGGGACGGATGCGGGGAAGTTCTGGATGAAGGTGTCGAACCACGGCCCGGTGCCGAGCGTGTTGGCGAACACCCGGTAGAAGGGCGCCATCAGCCGCAGGCTGTCGTCGAGGTTGTCCTCGTTCTTCAGCAGCAGCTGCACGACGCCCTCGAGCTCCTGCAGCGCCGGCTTGAGGTCGGCGCGGCTCTGGCGGACCAGCGCAGTGAGCTCGGTCGACATCCGCGTCGTCGAGACCAGCAGGCGGCGCACCACCTCGCGACGCTCGACCAGCGCGCGGAAGAGGACGTCGGCGTCCTCCATCAGCCCGATGATGTCCTGGTCGCGCTCGTCGAGCACGCGGGAGACGTCGGTGAGGCTCTCCAGCAGCGACCCGATCTGGTCGTCCTTGGCGGCAAGGTTCTGCGAGAGCCGCGACAGCCCGCTGAGCGCGCCGCGGAACTCCTCGGGGCTGTTGCGCCCCAGGTCGGCGAGTGTGGTCAGCGACGCCGCGAGCTGGTCGGTGTCGATGCGGCCCGCGGTGTCGGCGAGGCCCTCGAAGGCCTGCACCACGTCGTAGGGCGAACTGGTGCGCTCGACGGGGATCTCCGTGCCCTCCTCGAGCCGGCCCTCCCCGCGGGGCTCGACGGCGAGGAACATGTCGCCGAGCAGCGTCTTGACCTTGATGGCCGCCCCCGTCTCGGTGCCGAGGTCGGCCGGCTCCTCGACGCGGAACTCGACCTTGACCTCGCCCTCCTCGAGCTCGATGCCCTGCACCGTGCCGACGCGCACGCCGGCGAGGCGCACCTCGTCGTTGACCTTGAGGCCGCCCGCCTCGGAGAAGGCGGCGTAGTAGGTGTCGCCGCCGCCGATCAGCGGCAGGTCGTCGGCGCGGAACGCCGCGGCCAGCAGGCCGACCAGCACGACGATGCTGACGAGCCCGATGATGACCGGGTTGCGCTCACGGAACGGTCTCATCCGAGGTCACACCTCTCGGGGGCGCGGGTGCCGGGGACGGGGTAGCGGATCGTGCCGAGGTCCTGACCGGCGAGCGACACGTCGGCGCGGAACTGGCACAGGAAGAAGTTGAAGTAGGAGCCGTAGATCGCCGTGCGCCCGATCTTCTCGAGCTTGATCGGCAGCACCTGCATGGCCCGGTCGAGCTCGGCCTTGTTGGCCGGCTCGTTGAGGTTGCCGGCGAAGCGGCGCAGCTCACGGACGTCCTCGACGAAGGGCTCGCGGATGCCGTCCACCAGGTCGGCGGTCTCGACCGAGAGCGCGCTGATCTGGTCGAGCGAGCCCAGGATCGCCTCGCGGTCGTCCTTCAGGCCCCCGACGAGCTGACGGAAGTTGATGATCAGCCGCGACAGCTCGTCGTCGCGGTCGCTGATGCGCGTCAGCACGTCGTCGAGGTTGGTGATGAGGCTGCTGATGACCTCGTCGCGGTCGGCGAGCGTGTCGGTGAGCGAGGCGGTGTTGGCCAGCAGGCTCTCGACCGTGCCGCCCTCGCCCTGGAAGACCTGGACGATCTCGTAGGACAACCGGTTGACGTCGGCCGGCGACAGCGCCTGGAAGAGCGGCTTGAAGCCGTTGAAGAGCACCGTCAGGTCCAGCGCCGGGGCCGTGCGCTCGACCGGGATGGTCGCGCCGGCCTCGAGCTCGGCGGCGTCGCCGATGCCGTCGGTCAGCGAGATGTAGCGCTGGCCCACGAGGTTGCGGTAGCGCACCGTCGCGTTGGTCGCGCCGGTGACCGGCGTCCCCTCCGCGACGCTGAAGGTGAGCACCGCGCGGTCGCCGCGCAGCTCGATCTCCTCGACCGTGCCCACCTTGACGCCCGCGACGCGCACGTCGTCGCCCTCCACGACGCCGGTCACGTCGGTGAAGACGGCGCGGAAGGGACGGGACTCGCCGAAGGTGATGTTGCCGATGAGGATGACCAGCAGCGAGGTCGCCAGCGTGGTCGTGACGATGAAGACGAGCAGCCGCGTGGCGTCGGCAGCGGTCTTCTGGTCCAGCAGCTTCATCGCACCGACACCTCCGCACCTCGGGCCATGGGTCCGACGAGGAGCACGCCGAGGTCGGGCACCTCGTCCTCGCCCACGCCCAGGACGGGCGCGAGCAGCGTCTTCAGCAGGCCGGCCTCGGCGAGGCTGCCGACGTACTGGCCGGGGTCGACGACAGGCGTCCCGTCGGCCGCGAAGCCGGGGGCGACGCGAGTCGTGCCCTTGCCGGTCGGCTCGTCGACGCCGTCGTCGAAGGCCGGCTGGTCGAAGGGGTTCTGCTGGTTGAACGGCGGGTTGGGCAGCGTGCCGCAGTAGGGCCCGCGGTCCTCGCCGTAGCGCGGCTTGTCGCGCTCGAAGTAGCGCCGCGGCTGGTTCGGGATCAGCTCGAGGTTGATGTGCAGGGTGTAGCCGCGGAAGGCCTGCGCCTGCCGGGCACCCGCCCCCACGATGCCGGTCGCCAGGCACGGGAACTCCGGGGCGTAGCGCGCGAGCGTGCGCAGCTGGGGCACGCTCACCTCGCCGACGCGCACCAGCCGGGACTCGTTGCGGGTGAGGAAGCCGCGGGTGAAGTCGGAGAAGGCGGACACGTCGGTGAACAGCGCGCGCAGCTTGGCCTCGCGGCCCTCGAGCGTGCCGGTCGTGACGATCTGGTCACGCAGGATCTGCGCCACCTCGGGGAGGATGTCGCGGTAGACGTCGGAGGTGCGCGCGGTGAGCGCCAGGTCGTCGACGAAGAGCGGGATCTGCGGGTTGACCTTGCGCAGGTAGCCGTCGAGGGTCTCGAGGTTCTCGCCGAGCAGCTCGCCGCGACCCTCCAGCGCGGTCGAGACCGCGTTGAGGGTGTTGTTGAGCTGGATCGGCTGGACCGTCTGCAGCAGGGGGTAGAGGTCGGCGAGCACCTTCTCGACCTCGATGGAGACCTCGGTCTGGGTGATGCGGTCGCCGGGCTCGATCGGGCTGCTGCTGGCGTCCTCGGGCACCTGCAGCGACACGAACTTCTCGCCGAACAGCGTCTTGGGCAGGATCCGAGCGGTGACGTCGGCGGGGATGATCTCGCGCCGCTCGGGGAAGAGGCCGAGCGTGAGCTCGGCGTTGCCCTCGTCGTCGAGCGCCCGGCGCTCGATGACCTCGCCCACGATGACGCCGCGGATCTTCACGTCGGCGCGCTCGGGCAGCTGCAGGCCGATCTTGGAGGTCTGGAGGGTCACCTCGTCGTAGTCGGTGAACTGCTTGGTGAAGACGGCGTAGGTCAAGTAGACCGACGCCACCAGCATCGCCACGAACACGGTGCCCAGCACCCGGAACTTCATCGCAGCCTCACCCGGCCAGTCGAACGGTCGTGTTGGCGCCCCAGATGGCCATCGACAGCAGCAGGTCGACGACGTTGATCGCGACGATGCTGGTGCGCACCGCCCGACCCACGGCCACACCCACGCCGGCGGGGCCTCCGGAGGCGTTGTAGCCGTGGTAGCAGTGGATCAGGATGACCGTCACCGCGAAGACCAGGACCTTGCCGAAGGACCACAGGACGTCCTCCGGTGGCAGGAACCGGTTGAAGTAGTAGTCGTAGGTGCCCGCGCTCTGGCCGTAGAACTGCGTGACGATCAGCCGGCTGGCGAAGTAGGACGACAGCAGCCCCACGACGTAGAGCGGGATGATCGCGATCAGGCCGCCGACCACGCGGGTGGCGACCAGGAACGGCATCGAGGGGATCGCCATCACCTCGAGGGCGTCGACCTCCTCGGAGATGCGCATCGCGCCGAGCTGGGCGGTGAAGCCGCAGCCGACCGTCGCGGCCAAGGCGATGCCCGCCACGAGGGGGGCGATCTCGCGGGTGTTGAAGTAGGCCGAGACGAAGCCGGCGAAGGGCGCCGTGCCGATCTGGTCGAGCGCGGCGTAGCCGGACAGTCCGACCTGGGCACCGGTGAAGAAGGTCATGCCGATGATGACGCCGACGGTGCCGCCGATGACCGCGAGCGCACCGGAGCCGAGGGCGACCTCGGCCAGGATGCGCAGGATCTCCTTGGGGTAGCGGGTGACCGAGCGCGGGACGGCGCGGAGCACGCCGATGTAGAAGGAGAGCTGGCCACCCAGGGTCCCGAGGGACTCCAGGGGGCGGGCGGCGGTGGAGCGCAGGGAGGCCATCGGATCAGCCTGTCTTCGGGGGGACGATCTGGAGGTAGATCGTGCTCAGGACGAAGTTGACGACGAAGAGCAGCAGGAAGGTGATGACCACCGACTGGTTCACCGCGTCGCCCACGCCCTTCGGGCCGCCGCCGGCGTTCATCCCCATGTAGCAGGCGACGATCGCGGCGATGAAGCCGAAGACGAGGGCCTTGACCAGGCCGATCCACAGGTCGGGCAGCTGGGCCAGCGCGGTGAAGCTGGCGAGGTAGGCGCCCGGGGTGCCGTCCTGCAGCACGACGTTGAAGACGTAGCCGCCGGCCACGCCGACGACGGTGACCAGGCCGTTGAGGAAGAACGCCACCAGCATGCAGGCGAGCACGCGGGGCACGACCAGGCGCTGGATCGGGTCGATGCCCAGCACCATCATGGCGTCGAGCTCTTCACGGATCTTGCGCGCGCCGAGGTCGGCGGCGATGGCCGAGCCGCCCGCGCCCGCGATCAGCAGCGCGGTCGCGATCGGGCCGGCCTGCTGGACGACCGCGAGCACCGAGGCCGAGCCGGTGAACGACTGGGCGCCGAACTGCTTGATCAGGCCGCCGACCTGCAGCGCGATGACCGCGCCGAAGGGGATGGCGACGAGCGCGGTCGGCACGATGGTCACCGAGGCGATGAACCAGGCCTGCTGCAGGAACTCCCGCAGCTGGAAGGGGCGGCGGAACAGCGCACGGCCGACGTCGAGGCCGAACGCGAACAGCTTGCCCGTGGTCCCGAGGGGCTTGAGCGCCCGGGACGAGGTGATCGTGGCCACTGGTGTCTCAGACCCCCGGGGCCACGCCGGCGTTGACGGACTCGAAGGAGCCCGGCGGCGGGGTGACGCCGTTCTCGCGGCACCAGGCGCCCGGCTCGCGCTGCGAGCGGCGCGGGATGCCGTTGGAGGGCTCGAGCTGCATCGGGATCGGCGGCAGCGGCGGCAGCTCCTGACCCGACTCGGCGGCGAGCTCGTCGGCGTCCTTCTCCTCCGACATGCCGATCGGGCCGACGCGCTGGGCGTTGAGGAACTGGCGCACCACCGGCTCCTCCGAGCTCAGCAGCATCTCGCGGGGCCCGAACATCGCCAGGTGCCGGTGGTAGAGCAGCCCGATGTTGTCCGGCACCGTGCGCGCGGTGTTGATGTCGTGGGTGACGATCAGGAAGGTGGCGTCGATCTGCGCGTTGAGGTCGACGATCAGCTGGTTGAGGAACGCGGTGCGCACCGGGTCGAGACCGGAGTCGGGCTCGTCGAACAGCACGATCTCGGGGTCGAGCACCAGCGCGCGGGCCAGGCCCGCGCGCTTGCGCATGCCGCCGGAGATCTCGCCGGGGAGCTTGTCCTCGGCGCCGATGAGGCCGACGAGGTCCATCTTCTCCATGACGATGTCGCGGACCTCGGACTCCGACTTCTTCGTGTGCTCGCGCAGCGGGAAGGCGACGTTGTCGTAGAGGTTCATCGAGCCGAACATCGCGCCGTCCTGGAACAGCACGCCGAAGAGCTTGCGGATCTCGTAGAGGTCCTTCTCAGAGCACGACGCGATGTCGGTGCCCTCGATGATCACCGAGCCCCGGTCGGGCTTGAGCAGGCCGATGAGCGTCTTCAGCAGCACCGACTTGCCGGTGCCCGACGGCCCGAGCATCACGCAGATCTCGCCCGCGGGGACGGTCAGCGACACGTCGCCCCAGATGAGCTGCTTGCCGAAGGACTTCGTCAGACCCTCGATCTTGATCTCCACGCCCATGGCGCTGCCTCCCTCTCGTCGGCCGGCGGCCTCGTGCCTCGTGCTGCGGCCACCTGGCCGACCCCGTGCTCCGACGGGGACAACGTGTCGTACGCCGCAAAGTTACGGCCCCGACGTGGTGCCCGTCACCGGATCTCCCCACATCCGGTGGCGGCGTGACCGATTCGTTGCACCGCCTGCGCCGCTCCGGCGCACACCTGTGCTACTCGTCGGTACGAGCCGGTCCAGACCATAACCCACGTCACACCCGCGCGGGGCCTGGTCGACAGCATGCGAGAGGGCGGGCACCCCGGTGGGGTGCCCGCCCTCGCGACGGGTGCTGCGGTGCGCGAGCCGTCAGGCCGCGCGGGAGGTCACTTGAGGGTGACGGTGGCGCCGGCGCCCTCGAGGGACTCCTTGGCCTTCTCCGCGGCCTCCTTGGTCGCCTTCTCCAGGACGACCTTGGGGGCACCCTCGACGAGCTCCTTGGCCTCCTTCAGGCCGAGGGAGGTCAGGGCGCGCACCTCCTTGATGACGTTGATCTTCTTGTCGCCGGCCGACTCGAGGACGACGTCGAACTCGTCCTGCTCGGCGGCGGCCTCGCCACCACCGGCACCGCCGGCGGCCGGGGCGGCGGCCACGGCGACGGGGGCGGCGGCGGTCACGCCGAAGGTGTCCTCGAACTGCTTCACGAACTCGGAGAGCTCGATCAGGGTCATCTCCTTGAAGGCGTCAAGGAGCTCGTCGGTGCTGAGCTTCGCCATGGTGGCAAACCTTTCGTTCGGTGGGCCCGCCGTGCGGCAGGTCCGGGGGGTGACAGGTGGTGGTGGACCGGGGCCTCAGGCCTCGGTGGACTCGGCGGCCTCGTCGGCAGCCGGGGCGTCCTCGGCAGTCGCGTCGGCGTCGGCCGAGGTGTCCTCGGCTGCGGCCTCGGCGGGAGCCGGCGTGCCAGCACCACCTGCGAGGATCGAGGGGTCCTGCTCGGCCTTGGCCTGCAGCGCACCCGCGAGACGGGCGGCCTGGGCGATCGGCGCGTTGAGCAGGTAGACGGCCTGGGAGAGCGAGGCGAGCATCGCGCCCGCCAGCTTGCCCAGGAGCACCTCGCGCGACTCGAGGTCCGCCAGCTTGGCGATCTCCGAGGCGTCGAGGTTGTTGCCGTCGAGGTAGCCGCCCTTGACGATCAGGGCGGGGTGGGCCTTGGCGAAGTCACGCAGCCCCTTCGCGGCCTCGACCACGTCGCCGTTGATGAAGGCGATGGCGGTCGGGCCCGCGAGGAGCTCGTCGAAGCCCTCGATGCCGACCTTGGAGGCGGCGATCTTGGCCAGCGTGTTCTTGACCACGGCGTAGTGGGCGTTCTCGCCGAGGGAGCGGCGCAGGTCCTGCAGCTCCTTCACGGTGAGACCGCGGTAGTCGGTCAGCACGGCGCCGGCCGAGGCGTTGAAGGACTCAACGATCTCCTCGACGGCGGCGGTCTTCTCCGGCCGCGCCATGTGGTCTCCTTCCGTCCTGCGGTGGTGGAGACCCTCGGGCGGCCCAGGAACGACGAACGCCCTGTGCGCAGGCACAGGGCGTGGTGACCGCGGGGCGGTCGGGCTCTGACACCTGCGCTGGCCGTCCACGTGGGTGGAACCTTCGGCCGGGTCCACCTCGCGGTGGGGCCCGGACGACCGGCGGTCTCCGGTTGACGAGGAGTGATGCTACGGGTGCGGCGGGTGCGCGTCCAAATCGGGACCGGACGGGCCGGGAGCGGTGCCGGGCAGCCGGGCGACGACCACGTCGCGCTCGATCGCCTGGCCGACGCGGTGGCGCAGCGCGCGCCACGGCCCGTCGTCGAGCGGCTCGAGCCCGGCGGCCGCCAGCACGCCGACGAGCTCCTCGCGCGGGGCCACGTGGGTGTTCCAGGCGATCCCGACCGCTCCCCCGGGCCGCAGCAGCCGCAGCCAGCCGGGGAGCGCCTCGCGCACCAGCTCCAGCGGGCTGCGGTGCAGCGCGCCGCCGCGGGCGTGCGATCCGTGCTGCACGCCGTACGGCGCGTCGGTGACGACCGCGTCGAAGGAGCGGTCGGCGTAGAGGTCGGCCGCGAGGAGCGTGTCGGCGTGGCAGACCCGCAGCGTGAGCCGGTCGCCCGCCTTCCACGCGTCCTTGTCGAGGGCGAGCTCGACGTCGAGGCGCCGGCCCACCGCGCGGCCGCCGCGGCGCAGGGGCACCACGTCGGCGGTGTGCTTGAGGCGCTTGCGGCGCAGCCAGGTCTTCACGAAGGCGACCTGCGCGTCGACGTCTTTGCCGTCCACCTCGATGCCGGCGGCGTGGTGGCCGCGCAGCAGCGCGGTCGACAGCGTGGTGCCGCGTCCGCTCATCGGGTCGAGCACGCGCAGCCCGCCGCGGTGCGAGCGCGGACCGGCGGCCGAGGCCCACAGCGTGACGTTGAGCAGCAGGGCCGTGAAGGTCTCGTTGGTCTTGCCGGTGTACTTCGGGATGGTCACCAGGTCGTCGTCGAGGACGTGCGCGGGCGGCAGCGCCACCGGGGCCAGCAGCGGCGCGTCGTCACCGCCGGTGACCTCGAAGAGGGCGTACGCCGCGGAGAGCTGTGCCAGGTGCGCGAGCAGCCGGACGTCGGGCGCGGGCGCCGACCAGGTGAGGTAGGGGATACCTCCGACCTCGCGCACGGCGAGGTCCGCGAGCACCCCGCCGAGCACGCACCGGTCGAGCACGCCCAGCTCGGCGGCGAGGAGGCCGGGCGCGTCCGCGTCGTAGACCCGGTTGGCCGAGGGGCGCACGAGCAGCGCCCACCGGCGCGGTGTCGTGGACGCGGTCGAGGGCCCGGCCGCAGCAGCGACCGGGCCCTCGACGGCAGACGTGCCCACGGGCGGGGGGAGGCTCAGGCCTCGTCCTCGACCGCGACGTTCTTGGTGCGGTTGGGGTCGACCTGGACGCCGGGGCCCATGGTCGTGGAGACCGTCACCTTCTTGATGTAGCGGCCCTTGGAGCTGGCGGGCTTGAGCCGCAGCACCTCCTCGAGCGCGGCGGCGTAGTTCTCCGCCAGCTGGGTCTCGCCGAAGGACGCCTTGCCGATGATGAAGTGCAGGTTGGCGTGGCGGTCGACGCGGAACTCGATCTTGCCGCCCTTGATGTCCGTCACGGCCTTGGCCGGGTCGGGGGTGACCGTGCCGGTCTTGGGGTTCGGCATGAGGCCGCGGGGGCCGAGCACGCGGCCGAGGCGGCCGACCTTGCCCATGAGGTCGGGCGTGGCGACCACGGCGTCGAAGTCGAGGTAGCCGCCGGCGACCTTCTCGATCAGCTCGTCGCCACCGACCTCGTCGGCACCGGCGTCGAGCGCGGCCTGGGCCTTGTCGCCGACGGCGAAGACGAGGACCTTGGCGGTCTTGCCGGTGCCG
Proteins encoded:
- a CDS encoding MCE family protein; protein product: MATPSSVVGSLPRLLVPLVVLALVVAAGLTLIGGDDRKTVTALFPRAISVYEGSDVRVLGVPVGEVVRVTPAGTEVEVEMVYDADVEVPADAQALIVAPSIVGDRYVQLAPAYDGGAVLADDAEIGVEQTGVPVELDQIYASLDDLNVALGPDGANKEGALSDLLVQTAEQFAGQGEAFNQTINDFSDLSATLEDNKEELFGATRQLGQFVETLAENDTTVREFNQSLAQVSTLLADERQELAASLSNLGTALAEVKRFVADNRAVLGRDIKGLRRVTQILVRQRDAVDEILKVAPTALNNLGLTYNPQAGTLDTRSNAGFLFQQLQQDPTLYLCTQLGQVQGAEGVCDALRGALGRNRSAAFGQGGATAPAQDRFDLSLLGLVEASS
- a CDS encoding MCE family protein; the encoded protein is MRPFRERNPVIIGLVSIVVLVGLLAAAFRADDLPLIGGGDTYYAAFSEAGGLKVNDEVRLAGVRVGTVQGIELEEGEVKVEFRVEEPADLGTETGAAIKVKTLLGDMFLAVEPRGEGRLEEGTEIPVERTSSPYDVVQAFEGLADTAGRIDTDQLAASLTTLADLGRNSPEEFRGALSGLSRLSQNLAAKDDQIGSLLESLTDVSRVLDERDQDIIGLMEDADVLFRALVERREVVRRLLVSTTRMSTELTALVRQSRADLKPALQELEGVVQLLLKNEDNLDDSLRLMAPFYRVFANTLGTGPWFDTFIQNFPASVPQAGG
- a CDS encoding MCE family protein — protein: MKLLDQKTAADATRLLVFIVTTTLATSLLVILIGNITFGESRPFRAVFTDVTGVVEGDDVRVAGVKVGTVEEIELRGDRAVLTFSVAEGTPVTGATNATVRYRNLVGQRYISLTDGIGDAAELEAGATIPVERTAPALDLTVLFNGFKPLFQALSPADVNRLSYEIVQVFQGEGGTVESLLANTASLTDTLADRDEVISSLITNLDDVLTRISDRDDELSRLIINFRQLVGGLKDDREAILGSLDQISALSVETADLVDGIREPFVEDVRELRRFAGNLNEPANKAELDRAMQVLPIKLEKIGRTAIYGSYFNFFLCQFRADVSLAGQDLGTIRYPVPGTRAPERCDLG
- a CDS encoding MCE family protein; translated protein: MKFRVLGTVFVAMLVASVYLTYAVFTKQFTDYDEVTLQTSKIGLQLPERADVKIRGVIVGEVIERRALDDEGNAELTLGLFPERREIIPADVTARILPKTLFGEKFVSLQVPEDASSSPIEPGDRITQTEVSIEVEKVLADLYPLLQTVQPIQLNNTLNAVSTALEGRGELLGENLETLDGYLRKVNPQIPLFVDDLALTARTSDVYRDILPEVAQILRDQIVTTGTLEGREAKLRALFTDVSAFSDFTRGFLTRNESRLVRVGEVSVPQLRTLARYAPEFPCLATGIVGAGARQAQAFRGYTLHINLELIPNQPRRYFERDKPRYGEDRGPYCGTLPNPPFNQQNPFDQPAFDDGVDEPTGKGTTRVAPGFAADGTPVVDPGQYVGSLAEAGLLKTLLAPVLGVGEDEVPDLGVLLVGPMARGAEVSVR
- a CDS encoding MlaE family ABC transporter permease: MASLRSTAARPLESLGTLGGQLSFYIGVLRAVPRSVTRYPKEILRILAEVALGSGALAVIGGTVGVIIGMTFFTGAQVGLSGYAALDQIGTAPFAGFVSAYFNTREIAPLVAGIALAATVGCGFTAQLGAMRISEEVDALEVMAIPSMPFLVATRVVGGLIAIIPLYVVGLLSSYFASRLIVTQFYGQSAGTYDYYFNRFLPPEDVLWSFGKVLVFAVTVILIHCYHGYNASGGPAGVGVAVGRAVRTSIVAINVVDLLLSMAIWGANTTVRLAG
- a CDS encoding ABC transporter permease yields the protein MATITSSRALKPLGTTGKLFAFGLDVGRALFRRPFQLREFLQQAWFIASVTIVPTALVAIPFGAVIALQVGGLIKQFGAQSFTGSASVLAVVQQAGPIATALLIAGAGGSAIAADLGARKIREELDAMMVLGIDPIQRLVVPRVLACMLVAFFLNGLVTVVGVAGGYVFNVVLQDGTPGAYLASFTALAQLPDLWIGLVKALVFGFIAAIVACYMGMNAGGGPKGVGDAVNQSVVITFLLLFVVNFVLSTIYLQIVPPKTG
- a CDS encoding ABC transporter ATP-binding protein; its protein translation is MGVEIKIEGLTKSFGKQLIWGDVSLTVPAGEICVMLGPSGTGKSVLLKTLIGLLKPDRGSVIIEGTDIASCSEKDLYEIRKLFGVLFQDGAMFGSMNLYDNVAFPLREHTKKSESEVRDIVMEKMDLVGLIGAEDKLPGEISGGMRKRAGLARALVLDPEIVLFDEPDSGLDPVRTAFLNQLIVDLNAQIDATFLIVTHDINTARTVPDNIGLLYHRHLAMFGPREMLLSSEEPVVRQFLNAQRVGPIGMSEEKDADELAAESGQELPPLPPIPMQLEPSNGIPRRSQREPGAWCRENGVTPPPGSFESVNAGVAPGV
- the rplL gene encoding 50S ribosomal protein L7/L12, with the protein product MAKLSTDELLDAFKEMTLIELSEFVKQFEDTFGVTAAAPVAVAAAPAAGGAGGGEAAAEQDEFDVVLESAGDKKINVIKEVRALTSLGLKEAKELVEGAPKVVLEKATKEAAEKAKESLEGAGATVTLK
- the rplJ gene encoding 50S ribosomal protein L10; its protein translation is MARPEKTAAVEEIVESFNASAGAVLTDYRGLTVKELQDLRRSLGENAHYAVVKNTLAKIAASKVGIEGFDELLAGPTAIAFINGDVVEAAKGLRDFAKAHPALIVKGGYLDGNNLDASEIAKLADLESREVLLGKLAGAMLASLSQAVYLLNAPIAQAARLAGALQAKAEQDPSILAGGAGTPAPAEAAAEDTSADADATAEDAPAADEAAESTEA
- a CDS encoding SAM-dependent methyltransferase — encoded protein: MGTSAVEGPVAAAAGPSTASTTPRRWALLVRPSANRVYDADAPGLLAAELGVLDRCVLGGVLADLAVREVGGIPYLTWSAPAPDVRLLAHLAQLSAAYALFEVTGGDDAPLLAPVALPPAHVLDDDLVTIPKYTGKTNETFTALLLNVTLWASAAGPRSHRGGLRVLDPMSGRGTTLSTALLRGHHAAGIEVDGKDVDAQVAFVKTWLRRKRLKHTADVVPLRRGGRAVGRRLDVELALDKDAWKAGDRLTLRVCHADTLLAADLYADRSFDAVVTDAPYGVQHGSHARGGALHRSPLELVREALPGWLRLLRPGGAVGIAWNTHVAPREELVGVLAAAGLEPLDDGPWRALRHRVGQAIERDVVVARLPGTAPGPSGPDLDAHPPHP
- the rplA gene encoding 50S ribosomal protein L1 gives rise to the protein MQRSKNYRAAAATFDKDELHAPLSAIKIAKAGSKTKFDETVDVVMRLGVDPRKADQMVRGTVNLPHGTGKTAKVLVFAVGDKAQAALDAGADEVGGDELIEKVAGGYLDFDAVVATPDLMGKVGRLGRVLGPRGLMPNPKTGTVTPDPAKAVTDIKGGKIEFRVDRHANLHFIIGKASFGETQLAENYAAALEEVLRLKPASSKGRYIKKVTVSTTMGPGVQVDPNRTKNVAVEDEA